GCGGATGCCCTGGACGGTGGCCGGCAGGACGGTCGTGTAGTTCTCCACCGTGAACTGGCGGCCGTACTGGGGGTGGGAGCCCCAGCGCCCCTCCATGCGCAGGGACTCGCCCACCTGGGCGCCGAGCAGGGCGCCCACCACCGTGAGGAGGTCGCCGCCGCGGCCGGTGTCGACCCGGGCGACCGTGTAGCCGTTCTCCTCGTTGGCGTACGTGATCCGCTCCAGCACTCCTTCGAGCACGGCGAACCGCCGTTCGCCCGTGGGGTTCCCCGCCTGTTGAGCCATGCGCCGACGGTACCGGCCCGCTCTGACATCACGATCCGGTCTCAGGGCCTTGCGGAGGGCCGTGTAATCGATTCCAATCCTTCGTGTAATCGATTCCATGCGTTCCACGAGGAGGTGGAGCCGGCGATGGCGAGCATCAAGGACGTCGCCGCGGCCGCGGGTGTCTCCGTGGCCACGGTGTCGCGCGTCCTGAACGAGCACCCGTCGGTCAGCGCGGACGCGCGGCAGCGGGTCATGGCCGCCGTGCAGGACCTCGGCTACCGGCCCAACGCCGTCGCCCGTTCCCTGCGCACCGACCAGACCCGCACCCTCGGCCTGGTCATCAGCGACGTGCTGAACCCCTACTTCACCGAACTGGCCCGCGCCGTCGAGGAGGAGGCGCGGGCACTCGGCTACAGCGTGATCATCGGCAACGCCGACGAGCGCCCCGACCTCCAGGACCACCACGTGCGGACCCTGCTGGACCGGCGGATCGACGGGCTCCTGGTCTCCCCCACCGACGGCGGCTCCCCGCTGATGCTGGACGCCGTGCGCGCGGGGACGCCGATGGTGTTCGTGGACCGCTGGATCCCCGGGGTCCAGGTGCCGGTCGTGCGGGCCGACGGCCGCGAGGCCGTACGGGACCTCGTCGCCCACCTGTGCCGGCTCGGGCACCGGCGGCTCGCGATCATCGCGGGCCCCGCGGCCACCACGACCGGCAGCGAGCGCGTCGACGCCTTCCGGGACGCCATGGCCGAACACGGGCTCCCGCTCCCGGACGCCTACACAGGGCAGGGCGACTTCCAGGCCGGCAGCGGACGGCGGGTCACCGACGGGTTCCTCGACCTGCCCGAGCCGCCCGAGGTGATCTTCGCGGCCGACAACCTGATGGCACTCGGTGCCCTGGACGCCGTCCGCGCGCGCGGGCTGCGCGTCCCCGACGACATCGCCCTGGCCGCGTTCGACGACATCCCGTGGTTCGTGCACACCGATCCGCCGGTCACCGCGATCGCCCAGCCCACCGGCGAGCTGGGCCGGGCCGCCGTACGCGCCCTGGTCGACCGGATCGAGGGACGGCCCCCCGCGTCCGTCACCCTCGCCGCCCGGCTCGTCGTACGCCGCTCGTGCGGCGAGGCGGCACCCTCCTCCCCCTCCCCAGTGCAAAGGAGCACGTCGTGAGCGACCCGGACGAGTTGCTGCGCATCGAGGGCATACGCAAGACCTTCCCCGGTGTGGTCGCGCTGGACGGCGTCGACTTCGACCTGCGCCGGGGCGAGGTGCATGTGCTGCTCGGTGAGAACGGCGCGGGCAAGAGCACACTGATCAAGATGCTCTCCGGCGCCTACACCCCCGACGCCGGGCGGATCCTGGCCGGCGGCGAGGAGGTGCGCATCCACGGTGCGCAGGACTCCGAGCGCCTCGGGATCGCCACCATCTACCAGGAGTTCAACCTGGTGCCCGACCTGACGGTCGCGGAGAACATCTTCCTCGGGCGCCAGCCGCGCCGGTTCGGGATGATCGACCGCAAGGCGATGGAGGCGGCCGCCGCCGTCCTGCTGGAGCGCGTCGGAGTCGACGTCTCGCCCCGCGCGCGGGTGCGCGAACTCGGCATCGCACGCCTGCAGATGGTCGAGATCGCGAAGGCGCTGAGCCTGGACGCGCGCGTGCTGATCATGGACGAGCCGACCGCCGTGCTCACCTCCGAGGAGGTCGAGAAGCTCTTCGCCATCGTGCGCCGGCTGCGCGCGGACGGGGTGGGCGTCGTGTTCATCACGCACCACCTGGAGGAGATCGCCGCCCTCGGCGACCGTGTCACCGTCATCCGCGACGGGAAGTCCGTGGGCCAGGTCCCCGCGTCCACCCCCGAGGACGAGCTGGTGCGGCTCATGGTGGGCCGCTCGATCGAGGCGCAGTACCCGCGGGAACGGCCCGGCAAGGGCGCCGCACTGCTCACCGTCGAGGGCCTGACCCGCGACGGCGTCTTCCACGACGTCGGCTTCGAGGTGCACGCCGGCGAGGTCGTCGGC
Above is a genomic segment from Streptomyces collinus Tu 365 containing:
- a CDS encoding LacI family DNA-binding transcriptional regulator; translation: MASIKDVAAAAGVSVATVSRVLNEHPSVSADARQRVMAAVQDLGYRPNAVARSLRTDQTRTLGLVISDVLNPYFTELARAVEEEARALGYSVIIGNADERPDLQDHHVRTLLDRRIDGLLVSPTDGGSPLMLDAVRAGTPMVFVDRWIPGVQVPVVRADGREAVRDLVAHLCRLGHRRLAIIAGPAATTTGSERVDAFRDAMAEHGLPLPDAYTGQGDFQAGSGRRVTDGFLDLPEPPEVIFAADNLMALGALDAVRARGLRVPDDIALAAFDDIPWFVHTDPPVTAIAQPTGELGRAAVRALVDRIEGRPPASVTLAARLVVRRSCGEAAPSSPSPVQRSTS
- a CDS encoding sugar ABC transporter ATP-binding protein; this encodes MSDPDELLRIEGIRKTFPGVVALDGVDFDLRRGEVHVLLGENGAGKSTLIKMLSGAYTPDAGRILAGGEEVRIHGAQDSERLGIATIYQEFNLVPDLTVAENIFLGRQPRRFGMIDRKAMEAAAAVLLERVGVDVSPRARVRELGIARLQMVEIAKALSLDARVLIMDEPTAVLTSEEVEKLFAIVRRLRADGVGVVFITHHLEEIAALGDRVTVIRDGKSVGQVPASTPEDELVRLMVGRSIEAQYPRERPGKGAALLTVEGLTRDGVFHDVGFEVHAGEVVGIAGLVGAGRTEVVRAVFGADPYDTGAVKVSGAPVRRGDVNAAMAAGIGLVPEDRKGQGLVLDASVEENLGLVTLRSATRAGLVDLGAQHEAAGRIAGQLGVRMAGLGQHVRTLSGGNQQKVVIGKWLLADTKVLILDEPTRGIDVGAKVEIYQLINELTAAGAAVLMISSDLPEVLGMSDRVLVMAQGRIAGELAAGEATQDAVMALAVSNPTTETEAPRGH